One genomic window of Daphnia pulex isolate KAP4 chromosome 10, ASM2113471v1 includes the following:
- the LOC124204932 gene encoding serine/threonine-protein phosphatase 6 regulatory ankyrin repeat subunit B-like, with translation MGHRFLRLANGPVFNGKRRQNSNRQKTVSAQCVFHRLEIPEPRQRRSNWPSLAFDGVDIRGVNQSGDTALHWALYGGKGQTAKKILSQLKDYDVNTTDCKGDTPLYLAIRLKREFDLIKKILARTNSENVNKHNEHGNTALHFAILNQSEAVVEELLKRMDVDVNVKNNNNHTALHVASMWVDIPIDWFRDILRKSTDVNAQDQWGNTALQTAILGMSKRAVKELLKHNSVDVNIKSNQEQTTLHFASEWRNIPIDLFRKILEKSTDVNAQNANGNTALQLAIVKKCEAMIKELVNHKDVDLNLKDNDYCTALQLASSRKNVPVDLFRIILEKSTDVNAQEKNGHTALHLAIALENRTAVEELLKHRNLDVNLKNNQNQTALHLASVWKNMSVDLFRKILEKSSDVNAQEIDGHTALHISIIYESKSALEELLKRKDVDFNLKNNSNQTARDFASSWKNIPIDLLRIILEKSNAKDEKGNTALHVAIMNKSKTVVGELLKRSESDVNLKNNDNQTVLHLACWWNDMPIDLFRVILEKSTDVNVQEKDGHTPLHCGIICNSEIAVNELLRTNPIENSTDVNVQEEDGDTALHNAIVFEFETAIKELLERKDIDVNIKNNDKRTPLHLALIGKGFPIDLFRIISEKSTNVNLQDRDGHTAFHLAMSRQSTTMIEELLKHRNLDVNLKNDDNQTALQFASVWKNIPIDLFRVILEKSTDVNAQEEDGNTALHLAIMYKSETALKELLKCEEIDLNLNNNKNQTARFLASLCEDMPIDLLSILLEK, from the exons ATGGGCCACCGCTTTCTCCGATTGGCCAATGGACCagtttttaatggaaaaaggcgccaaaattcaaacagacaaaaaactGTTTCGGCGCAATGTGTTTTTCATCGCCTTGAAATTCCTGAACCCCGACAAAGACGGTCAAACTGGCCCTCATTGGCATTTGATGGCGTTGACATTCGTGGCGTGAACCAGTCGGGCGACACGGCATTGCACTGGGCTTTGTACGGGGGGAAAGGGCAAACGGCCAAGAAAATTCTAAGTCAGCTCAAAGATTACGACGTCAACACAACCGATTGCAAGGGCGACACTCCACTTTATCTCGCCATTCGACTCAAACGTGAATTTGACTTgatcaaaaagattttagctcgAACCAATTCGGAAAACGTCAACAAACACAACGAACACGGAAACACTGCTCTTCACTTCGCCATTCTAAACCAGTCCGAAGCGGTGGTCGAGGAACTGCTCAAGCGAATGGACGTGGACGTCAAcgtcaaaaacaacaacaaccacacgGCACTCCATGTCGCTTCTATGTGGGTGGATATTCCAATCGATTGGTTCAGAGACATTTTACGAAAATCAACCGATGTCAACGCACAAGACCAATGGGGAAACACTGCACTTCAAACTGCTATTCTGGGAATGTCCAAAAGAGCGGTCAAGGAACTGCTGAAACACAATAGCGTGGACGTCAACATAAAAAGTAACCAGGAACAAACGACACTTCATTTCGCTTCTGAGTGGAGAAATATTCCAATCGATTTGTTCAGAAAAATCTTAGAAAAATCGACCGATGTTAACGCACAAAACGCAAATGGAAACACTGCTCTTCAATTGGCAATAGTCAAAAAATGTGAAGCTATGATTAAAGAACTTGTCAACCACAAGGATGTGGACTTGAACCTCAAAGATAACGATTACTGTACAGCACTTCAATTAGCCTCTTCAAGAAAGAATGTTCCAGTTGATTTGTTCAGAATAATCCTAGAAAAATCAACCGATGTTAacgcacaagaaaaaaacggacacACTGCTCTTCACTTGGCAATTGCATTAGAAAACAGAACTGCGGTGGAGGAACTGCTCAAACACAGGAATTTGGACGTGAATCtcaaaaataaccaaaaccAAACGGCACTACATTTAGCTTCGGTATGGAAAAATATGTCAGTTGATTTGTTCAGaaaaatcttggaaaaatCAAGCGACGTTAACGCACAAGAAATAGACGGACATACTGCACTTcatatttctattatttacGAGTCAAAAAGTGCGCTAGAAGAATTGCTCAAACGAAAGGACGTGGactttaacttaaaaaataacagcaaCCAAACGGCACGTGATTTCGCCTCTTCGTGGAAGAATATACCAATTGATTTGCTAAgaataattttagaaaaatcaaatgcaaaagacgaaaagggcAATACCGCTCTTCACGTTGCAATTATGAACAAGTCTAAAACTGTGGTGGGAGAACTGCTCAAACGAAGTGAGTCGGACGTGAATCTCAAAAATAACGACAACCAAACGGTACTCCATTTAGCTTGTTGGTGGAACGATATGCCAATTGATTTGTTCAGAGTAATCCTAGAAAAATCAACAGATGTCAACGTTCAAGAAAAAGACGGACACACTCCTCTTCATTGTGGAATCATTTGCAATTCCGAAATTGCGGTGAATGAATTGCTCAGGAC TAATCCTATAGAAAATTCAACCGATGTTAAcgtacaagaagaagacggagaCACTGCCCTCCACAATGCAATTGTGTTCGAGTTCGAAACTGCAATTAAGGAACTGCTTGAGCGCAAGGACATTGACgttaacataaaaaataatgacaagCGCACGCCACTTCATTTGGCTTTAATAGGCAAGGgttttccaattgatttgttCAGAATAATCTcggaaaaatcaacaaatgtTAACTTGCAAGACAGAGACGGGCATACAGCTTTTCACTTGGCGATGTCTCGACAGTCCACAACTATGATCGAAGAACTGCTCAAACACAGGAATTTGGACGTGAACCTCAAAAATGACGACAACCAAACGGCACTACAATTCGCTTCCGTATGgaaaaatattccaattgatttgttCAGAGTAATTCTAGAAAAATCAACCGATGTTAAcgcacaagaagaagacggaaacACTGCTCTTCATCTTGCTATTATGTACAAGTCCGAAACTGCGCTAAAGGAACTGCTCAAATGCGAAGAAATTGACTTAAAtctaaacaataacaaaaaccaaacagcACGCTTTTTGGCTTCTTTGTGTGAAGATATGCCAATTGATTTGTTAAGTATCCTTCTAGAGAAATAA
- the LOC124204933 gene encoding coagulation factor X-like — translation MSGDRLVYSSVLFFSALVTLLSCISPASSFAFHPRVSRTDDAIIIDFINVEFVPSYYSQPLYGSKVAQPGFAQQPFFDPYTTIYTQQRPSGWSYSYGYPSPNSRPSRPTNPPPKTPSDVEYEEFFNSLLAVKQMRKCGRGPAPMPTTRALITERVAGGIDANKGAWPFMVALKNSDGSIFCTGTLLSDTKVLLAAQCLERMSLFEMNGVTLLFGMHFSNLTDVQMTRRIGRVMLHYGYNALTYANDIAIVSLDAPVDLSRTVAPVCLPTASTDPDQFVDQPAVILGWGRAPGNIAKHHQQLTGQFSDELFL, via the exons ATGTCGGGCGATCGACTAGTTTATTCATCCGTTCTCTTCTTCAGTGCGCTCGTGACTCTGCTGAGCTGCATCAGCCCGGCGTCCAGTTTCGCCTTTCATCCTCGCGTCTCCCGCACAGACGATGCCATCATCATCGATt TTATCAATGTCGAATTTGTTCCGTCTTACTACAGCCAGCCACTGTACGGCAGCAAAGTTGCCCAGCCGGGATTCGCCCAGCAACCATTTTTCGATCCTTACACGACGATTTACACA CAACAGCGACCCAGTGGATGGTCCTATTCATACGGATATCCTAGTCCTAATAGTCGTCCTAGTCGTCCTACTAATCCTCCACCCAAAACACCGTCCGATGTCGAATACGAAGAATTCTTCAACAGTCTGCTGGCCGTCAAACAAATGCGCAAGTGCGGCAGGGGACCGGCGCCCATGCCCACAACAAGGGCCTTGATAACCGAAAGGGTCGCAGGCGGAATTGATGCCAATAAAGGCGCGTGGCCTTTCATG GTAGCCCTGAAAAATAGCGACGGTTCCATATTTTGCACCGGAACTTTGTTGAGTGACACCAAAGTCCTACTGGCGGCCCAGTGTCTGGAAAG AATGTCTCTGTTTGAGATGAATGGTGTGACCTTATTGTTTGGGATGCATTTCTCGAATCTAACGGACGTCCAAATGACTAGGAGAATCGGCAGAGTTATGCTGCACTACGGATACAACGCCTTGACCTAC GCCAACGATATCGCCATCGTATCACTGGACGCACCCGTGGATTTATCCAGGACTGTCGCTCCCGTTTGTCTGCCAACGGCCAGTACAGACCCCGACCAATTCGTCGACCAACCTGCCGTGATTTTGGGATGGGGACGAGCCCCTGGTAACATAGCGAAACATCACCAGCAACTCACTGGTCAATTCTCTGatgaattatttctttaa
- the LOC124204447 gene encoding transmembrane protease serine 11B-like, producing the protein MSNLDCKAIETPGKYVTDNTLCITSTFGNRYTCLIDVGGPVVTLPSPGAWTVVGINSYTKDCATNGLKTRVAAFRAWIDTYMK; encoded by the exons ATGTCCAACCTTGACTGCAAGGCAATCGAGACCCCTGGCAAATACGTGACGGACAACACTCTCTGTATTACTTCGACTTTTGGTAATAGATACACGTGTCTG ATTGACGTCGGCGGTCCAGTCGTCACTTTACCATCGCCAGGGGCCTGGACCGTAGTCGGAATCAACAGCTACACCAAGG ATTGCGCTACCAACGGCCTGAAAACCCGAGTGGCTGCGTTCAGGGCCTGGATCGACACAtacatgaaataa
- the LOC124204450 gene encoding delta-latroinsectotoxin-Lt1a-like, whose translation MSRSGASSDLAKGKKFTKQLLYVQLVDKEKDTASTFSEQSLDEYFLNNRKIFSDLSNPKANVDILKSSLQDEIVFGAAVNTNPLPAIRKTAVTIHAFVVFQTENLKTNDRMWYSMEKNGQYIVLQQSPNLGDVMYKLYDPVEKKLVKRLGPVKRECFARGNGKELEYLIRAIWKTKQLSTKYNLLFSNCQNFAEFVFKEASFGGNKWSTWISSFVNRIGLSHKKSQTEIEADTLKYIWIKKDAKFAYYKAMAEGRRQNFEDLASNLTIESLNSVDSQGYTLLEWATVFSTSDWPIDQFLKEKGAEIQTDKKLFRRNMFFIALQYLPSKKESRYLSFDGIDIRGVNQTGDTALHLALYGKKWNVAEKILDQFPDYDVNVTNSEGCTALHLAVHPKCKMDLFKKILARTNSESVNAQDEYANTALLYAIVNQSEIAVKELLKRDDVDVNLNNNDNHTALHFAVVWKNMPIDLFRLILGKSTDVNAQEKDGWIALHAAIKGENRTAVEELLKCKDVDVNLRNNYNHTALHLASRWQNIPVELFRVILEKTTDVNAQEKDGWTPLHCAMRFESETAIKELLKRDDVDVNLKNKNNQTALHCAAKWKSMPIELFTKILEKSTDDGIAEGVLRLHSAILSESKKIAIRKRRERKDVDVNQMNNNNISFFFLPLFVLFSLLLIHFIFVYSG comes from the coding sequence ATGTCGAGATCGGGTGCGTCATCGGACCTcgccaaggggaaaaaattcacCAAGCAATTGCTGTACGTACAACTTGTCGATAAAGAAAAGGACACGGCCAGTACATTCTCCGAGCAATCCCTTGACGAATATTTCctaaacaacagaaaaatattttcagactTGAGTAATCCTAAAGCAAATGTCGACATTCTGAAATCATCTTTACAAGATGAGATAGTTTTCGGCGCGGCTGTCAACACCAATCCACTTCCAGCAATCCGTAAAACGGCTGTCACCATTCACGCTTTCGTCGTGTTTCAAACGGAAAACTTGAAGACGAACGATCGGATGTGGTACTCCATGGAAAAGAACGGGCAGTACATAGTTCTGCAGCAATCACCAAACTTAGGTGACGTCATGTATAAATTATATGACCCCGTAGAGAAGAAACTTGTCAAAAGACTTGGGCCGGTGAAACGAGAATGTTTTGCTAGAGGCAATGGAAAGGAACTTGAATATTTAATACGAGCCATTTGGAAAACCAAACAACTCAGCACTAAATATAACCTTCTATTTTCAAACTGCCAAAACTTTGCTGAATTTGTCTTTAAAGAGGCAAGTTTTGGGGGAAACAAGTGGTCGACGTGGATTAGTTCCTTCGTCAACCGAATTGGGTTGAGTCATAAGAAAAGCCAAACCGAAATCGAAGCGGATACACTCAAATACATTTGGATTAAAAAAGACGCCAAATTTGCCTATTACAAAGCCATGGCAGAGGGAAGGAGACAGAACTTTGAAGACCTTGCCAGTAACCTGACGATCGAATCTTTAAACAGCGTCGATTCCCAAGGCTACACGTTACTCGAATGGGCCACTGTTTTCTCCACGTCCGATTGGCCAATCGACCagtttttaaaggaaaaaggcGCCGAAAttcaaacagacaaaaaactGTTTCGCCGAAATATGTTTTTCATAGCCCTGCAATATCTTCCttcgaaaaaagaatctcGGTACTTGTCGTTTGACGGGATTGATATTCGTGGCGTGAACCAAACGGGTGACACAGCATTGCACTTGGCTTTGTACGGAAAGAAATGGAACGTGGCCGAAAAGATTCTCGATCAATTTCCAGATTACGACGTCAACGTCACCAATTCTGAGGGGTGCACAGCGCTTCATCTAGCTGTTCACCCTAAATGTAAAATGGACTTgttcaaaaagattttagctcgAACCAATTCGGAAAGCGTCAACGCACAAGACGAATACGCAAACACTGCTCTTCTTTATGCAATTGTAAACCAGTCGGAAATTGCCGTAAAAGAACTGCTCAAACGAGATGACGTGGACGTGAacctcaacaacaacgacaaccaCACGGCACTCCATTTCGCTGTTGTGTGGAAAAATATGCCAATTGATTTGTTCAGATTAATCCTAGGAAAATCAACCGACGTCAACgcacaagaaaaagatggatgGATTGCTCTTCACGCTGCAATTAAAGGAGAAAACAGAACTGCGGTGGAGGAACTGCTCAAATGCAAGGACGTGGACGTGAACCTAAGAAACAACTACAACCATACAGCACTACATTTAGCTTCTAGGTGGCAGAATATTCCAGTTGAATTGTTCAGAGTAATTCTAGAAAAAACAACCGACGTCAACgcacaagaaaaagatggatgGACTCCTCTTCATTGTGCAATGAGGTTCGAGTCGGAAACTGCAATAAAGGAGCTGCTCAAACGAGATGACGTGGACGTGAacctcaaaaacaaaaacaaccaaacagcACTACATTGCGCTGCTAAGTGGAAGAGTATGCCAATTGAATTGTtcacaaaaatattagaaaaatcGACAGATGATGGTATTGCAGAAGGCGTATTAAGACTGCACTCGGCAATTCTTTCCGAGTCCAAAAAAATCGCGATAAGGAAACGGCGTGAACGCAAGGACGTGGACGTGAACCAAatgaataacaacaacatttcttttttctttcttccacttttcgttttgttttctctcctcctcattcactttatttttgtttatagtGGTTAG